Proteins co-encoded in one Kutzneria chonburiensis genomic window:
- a CDS encoding Crp/Fnr family transcriptional regulator: MDETLARAGIFQGVEPSAAEALLVTLEPIDFPRGHVIFAEGEPGDRLYIIHSGKVKIGRKSPDGRENLLNIMGPSDMFGELSIFDPGPRTSTATTVTEVRALSMGRPELREWISKRPEIAEQLLRVLARRLRRTNNMLADLIFTDVPGRVAKALLQFARQFGSQEAGLLRVTHDLTQEEIAQYVGASRETVNKALADFAHRGWLRLEGKSVLILDPERLARRAR, from the coding sequence GTGGACGAGACCCTGGCCCGCGCGGGCATCTTCCAGGGTGTGGAACCGTCGGCGGCAGAGGCTCTGCTCGTCACGCTGGAACCGATCGACTTCCCGCGGGGACACGTGATCTTCGCGGAGGGCGAGCCCGGCGACCGGCTCTACATCATCCACAGCGGCAAGGTGAAGATCGGCCGCAAGTCGCCGGACGGCCGCGAGAACCTGCTCAACATCATGGGCCCGTCCGACATGTTCGGCGAGTTGTCGATCTTCGACCCGGGCCCGCGCACGTCGACCGCGACCACCGTGACCGAGGTTCGCGCGCTCTCGATGGGTCGGCCTGAGCTGCGGGAATGGATCAGCAAGCGGCCCGAGATCGCCGAGCAGCTGCTGCGGGTGCTGGCCCGTAGGCTGCGCCGGACGAACAACATGCTGGCCGACCTGATCTTCACCGACGTGCCCGGCCGGGTGGCCAAGGCGCTACTCCAGTTCGCGCGCCAGTTCGGCAGCCAGGAGGCCGGCCTGCTGAGGGTCACTCACGACCTGACGCAGGAGGAGATCGCCCAGTACGTCGGCGCCTCCCGCGAGACCGTGAACAAGGCCCTGGCCGACTTCGCGCACCGCGGCTGGCTGCGGCTCGAAGGCAAGAGCGTCTTGATCCTCGACCCGGAGCGCCTGGCTCGACGCGCCCGCTAG
- the nth gene encoding endonuclease III — protein sequence MTRALAQGYPDAHCELDFGTALDLTVAVILSAQCTDKRVNEVTPALFHKYPTAADYAGANRVELEEMIRPTGFFRNKATSIMGLGAALVDKHGGEVPGTLEELVRLPGIGRKTANVVLGEAFDVPGITVDTHFGRLVRRWGWTEETDPVKVEHAIGELVPRKDWTMLSHWTIFHGRRVCHARKPACGACFLAPDCPSFGDGPTDPAVAGKLVKGDEAPHLVAFAEQVRAGKKKAGAAK from the coding sequence ATGACCCGCGCGTTGGCGCAGGGGTACCCCGACGCGCACTGCGAACTCGACTTCGGCACGGCATTGGACCTCACGGTCGCCGTGATCCTGTCGGCCCAGTGCACCGACAAGCGGGTCAACGAGGTCACGCCTGCCCTGTTCCACAAATACCCGACCGCGGCCGACTACGCCGGGGCGAACCGGGTCGAGCTGGAGGAGATGATCAGGCCGACCGGTTTCTTCCGGAACAAGGCCACCTCGATCATGGGCCTCGGCGCCGCGCTGGTGGACAAGCACGGCGGCGAGGTGCCCGGCACCCTTGAGGAGCTGGTCCGGCTGCCGGGCATCGGCCGCAAGACGGCCAACGTGGTGCTCGGCGAGGCCTTCGACGTGCCCGGCATCACCGTCGACACCCACTTCGGCCGGCTGGTCCGGCGCTGGGGCTGGACCGAGGAGACCGACCCGGTCAAGGTCGAGCACGCCATCGGGGAGCTCGTCCCGCGCAAGGACTGGACGATGCTCTCGCACTGGACGATCTTCCACGGCCGCCGCGTCTGCCACGCCCGCAAGCCGGCCTGCGGGGCCTGCTTCCTGGCCCCGGACTGCCCGTCCTTCGGCGACGGCCCGACCGACCCGGCGGTGGCCGGGAAGCTGGTCAAGGGGGACGAGGCGCCGCACCTGGTGGCCTTCGCCGAGCAGGTCAGGGCCGGCAAGAAGAAGGCCGGCGCCGCGAAATGA
- a CDS encoding TlpA family protein disulfide reductase — translation MSVRWRWVLVAVVLAVATAVAVWPRGQAPTHAVVPTPDLGALRKTAALPGCPQSHEPRQSGKGPLAGLKVTCMSDGSEITLGGGPMLVNFWEPWCEPCKTELPVLQEYAARPGAIPVLLVEIPANSDQAGGLDLLGSLKVKLPSVWDPNAVVANALGRPNVFPVNHVVAADGTAKRITAVPFFESADQVEQVVRQYADGRVTG, via the coding sequence ATGAGCGTTCGGTGGCGCTGGGTGCTGGTGGCGGTGGTGCTCGCGGTGGCCACCGCGGTCGCCGTGTGGCCGCGTGGCCAGGCGCCCACCCACGCCGTCGTCCCCACGCCCGACCTGGGCGCATTGCGGAAGACCGCCGCCCTGCCCGGCTGTCCGCAGTCACATGAACCGCGGCAATCCGGTAAGGGCCCCTTGGCCGGTTTGAAGGTCACCTGTATGTCCGACGGCTCGGAGATCACCCTCGGCGGCGGGCCGATGCTGGTCAACTTCTGGGAGCCGTGGTGCGAGCCGTGCAAGACCGAGCTGCCCGTGCTCCAGGAATATGCGGCTCGACCTGGGGCGATCCCGGTCCTGCTCGTCGAGATCCCGGCCAACAGCGACCAGGCCGGCGGCCTGGATCTGCTCGGCTCGCTCAAGGTCAAGCTGCCCTCGGTGTGGGATCCGAACGCGGTGGTGGCCAACGCACTGGGTCGGCCGAACGTCTTCCCTGTCAACCACGTAGTTGCAGCGGACGGCACCGCGAAGAGGATCACCGCGGTGCCCTTCTTCGAGTCGGCGGACCAGGTGGAACAGGTGGTACGGCAGTATGCGGACGGGAGAGTCACCGGATGA
- a CDS encoding NUDIX hydrolase: MSPGPLVDPADVPDWLAGLVAATADLDASALTRVRPPNGLPTRPASVLMLLGDGDDGPDVLLTRRADTLNSHPGQVAFPGGSADDTDRGPVDTALREAEEEAGVLADGVRPVALLPDLFVPVSGFMVTPVLALWERPSPVRVIDPAETAAVARVPIAHLTDPANRFRVRHPSGFSGPAFAAPGMLVWGFTAGLLDGLLRLAGWERPWNSADVRDLDESLRAANAEVQA; encoded by the coding sequence ATGAGTCCTGGCCCCCTGGTGGACCCGGCGGACGTGCCCGACTGGCTGGCCGGCCTGGTCGCCGCCACCGCCGACCTGGACGCGTCCGCGCTGACCAGGGTGCGCCCGCCGAACGGCCTGCCGACCCGGCCGGCCTCGGTGCTGATGCTGCTCGGTGACGGTGACGACGGTCCCGACGTGCTGCTGACCCGCCGCGCCGACACGCTCAACTCCCATCCCGGCCAGGTCGCCTTCCCCGGCGGCAGCGCCGACGACACCGACCGCGGCCCGGTCGACACCGCGCTGCGCGAGGCCGAGGAAGAGGCCGGTGTGCTGGCCGACGGCGTCCGTCCGGTCGCGCTGCTGCCCGACCTGTTCGTGCCGGTCTCCGGCTTCATGGTCACGCCCGTGCTGGCCCTCTGGGAGCGGCCGTCACCGGTCCGTGTGATCGACCCGGCCGAGACGGCCGCGGTGGCGCGGGTGCCGATCGCGCACCTGACCGACCCGGCCAACCGGTTCCGGGTGCGGCATCCCTCCGGATTCAGCGGACCGGCCTTCGCCGCACCGGGCATGCTGGTGTGGGGCTTCACCGCCGGCCTGCTCGACGGGCTGCTCCGGCTGGCCGGCTGGGAGCGCCCGTGGAACTCGGCCGACGTGCGTGATCTGGACGAGTCGCTGCGGGCGGCGAACGCGGAGGTGCAGGCGTGA
- a CDS encoding MarP family serine protease has translation MNWVDLVVVLLAVIAAISGARHGLITTLPATVGVLGGTVLGLIVTPMIMANFNSNVTRIAVWMGALVLLVALGETLGVWLGRSIRQHIRLGPFTGVDHTLGAVVQCAVVFVVAWVFALPLTSVPVPGLASAIRGSVVLGTVNNLMPAEAEQLPNDVSKLLSSGLLTATGPFTRTPITDVDPPDTALQNSQVVKSVESSVLKVRGRAPSCSRALEGSGFVIAPERVMTNAHVVAGTDDEVVEVGRGQLTAHVVYYDPEADVAVLSVPGLDAQPLQFSQQDYTSGQDAIVLGYPLDGPYTARAARVRQRIQLNGPDIYGTQKVTRDVYTIRSIVKSGNSGGPLINPNGQVIGVVFGAAVDDPETGFALTTAEVSKVVQQARSLFRPVSTGSCAE, from the coding sequence GTGAACTGGGTCGACCTGGTTGTGGTCCTGCTGGCCGTGATCGCCGCGATCTCCGGGGCCCGGCACGGCCTGATCACCACTCTGCCGGCGACCGTCGGCGTGCTCGGCGGCACCGTGCTCGGCCTGATCGTGACGCCGATGATCATGGCCAACTTCAACAGCAACGTCACCCGGATCGCGGTCTGGATGGGCGCGCTGGTGCTGCTGGTCGCGCTGGGCGAGACCTTAGGCGTGTGGCTCGGCCGGTCCATCCGCCAGCACATCCGGCTCGGCCCGTTCACCGGCGTGGACCACACCCTGGGCGCGGTCGTGCAGTGCGCGGTGGTCTTCGTGGTGGCCTGGGTGTTCGCGCTGCCGCTGACCTCGGTGCCGGTGCCCGGCCTGGCCTCGGCCATCCGCGGCTCGGTGGTGCTGGGCACCGTCAACAACCTGATGCCGGCCGAGGCCGAGCAGCTGCCCAACGACGTGAGCAAGCTGCTCAGCTCGGGCCTGCTCACCGCGACCGGTCCGTTCACCCGGACCCCGATCACCGATGTCGACCCGCCCGACACGGCCCTGCAGAACAGCCAGGTCGTGAAGTCGGTGGAGTCCAGCGTGCTCAAGGTGCGCGGGCGGGCGCCGTCCTGCTCACGGGCCCTGGAGGGCAGCGGTTTCGTGATCGCGCCCGAGCGTGTGATGACCAACGCCCATGTGGTCGCCGGCACCGACGACGAGGTGGTGGAGGTCGGCCGCGGCCAGCTCACCGCGCACGTCGTCTACTACGACCCGGAGGCCGACGTCGCGGTGCTGTCCGTGCCCGGCCTGGACGCCCAGCCGCTTCAGTTCAGCCAGCAGGACTACACCTCGGGCCAGGACGCGATCGTGCTCGGCTACCCGCTGGACGGCCCGTACACCGCGCGGGCGGCCCGGGTCCGGCAGCGCATCCAGCTCAACGGGCCGGACATCTACGGCACCCAGAAGGTCACCCGTGACGTCTACACGATCCGGTCGATCGTGAAGAGCGGCAACTCCGGCGGCCCGCTGATCAACCCGAACGGCCAGGTCATCGGGGTCGTGTTCGGCGCGGCGGTGGACGACCCGGAGACCGGTTTCGCGTTGACCACGGCCGAGGTCAGCAAGGTGGTGCAGCAGGCGCGGTCGCTGTTCCGGCCGGTGTCAACCGGCTCCTGCGCCGAGTAG
- a CDS encoding alpha/beta hydrolase, whose translation MLHGFPEFWWTWRHQLPVLAAHGRHAVAVDLRGYGKSDKTPRGYDGWTLAGDVAGLIKALGARRAHLVGHGWGGVLAWTTAALHPRLVESVTTISAPHPLEIPLRTLLKAQPPFWPERKLAADDAAVVERLLRAWTGPQWTADPEVLRRAREAMLIRGVPHSSMEYFRWAFRSRLRGDGREFKKAVSRPLEAPVLRLRGEHDARTSPATRFTPYEVIDGAGHFPQWERPDAVTALLLGAGAG comes from the coding sequence ATGCTGCATGGGTTCCCGGAGTTCTGGTGGACCTGGCGGCACCAGCTGCCGGTGCTCGCCGCGCACGGCCGCCACGCCGTAGCCGTGGACCTGAGGGGCTACGGCAAGTCGGACAAGACGCCGCGCGGCTACGACGGCTGGACGCTGGCCGGCGACGTCGCCGGGCTGATCAAGGCCCTCGGCGCGCGCAGGGCCCATCTCGTCGGGCACGGCTGGGGCGGCGTGCTGGCGTGGACGACCGCGGCCCTGCATCCCCGGCTGGTCGAATCCGTCACGACGATCTCCGCGCCACACCCGTTGGAGATCCCGCTGCGCACCCTCCTCAAGGCCCAACCGCCGTTCTGGCCGGAGCGAAAGCTGGCAGCCGACGACGCCGCCGTGGTCGAGCGCCTGCTGCGCGCGTGGACCGGTCCGCAGTGGACGGCCGATCCCGAGGTGCTGCGCCGCGCCCGTGAGGCGATGCTGATCCGGGGCGTCCCGCACAGCAGCATGGAGTACTTCCGCTGGGCCTTCCGCTCCCGGCTACGAGGCGACGGCCGCGAGTTCAAGAAAGCCGTCAGCCGCCCGCTGGAGGCGCCGGTGCTGCGCCTGCGCGGCGAGCACGACGCCCGCACCTCTCCGGCCACCCGCTTCACGCCGTACGAGGTGATCGACGGCGCCGGGCACTTCCCGCAGTGGGAGCGCCCCGACGCCGTCACCGCGCTGCTACTCGGCGCAGGAGCCGGTTGA
- a CDS encoding phage holin family protein, whose protein sequence is MTTVTGPGHTPNGHGAGLPPVPSIPLTEETARDVAGEQSVGGLIKAVMTQVSVLLRAEIELAKLELKAEAKKVVSGSVFFIAALTILMFSLFFLFFAIAELLADLGLYRSAAFGIVWGVMLIGAGVLGFLGYRKVRKLRAPQRTIETIKDTAAALSHPGEHS, encoded by the coding sequence ATGACCACCGTGACAGGCCCAGGACACACCCCGAACGGCCACGGCGCCGGTCTGCCCCCGGTGCCCTCGATCCCGCTGACCGAGGAGACGGCCCGCGACGTGGCCGGCGAGCAGTCGGTCGGCGGTCTGATCAAGGCCGTGATGACCCAGGTCTCGGTGCTGCTGCGGGCCGAGATCGAGCTGGCCAAGCTGGAGCTCAAGGCCGAGGCCAAAAAGGTCGTCAGCGGCAGCGTGTTCTTCATCGCCGCGCTGACGATCCTGATGTTCAGCCTGTTCTTCCTGTTCTTCGCGATCGCCGAGCTGCTGGCCGACTTGGGCCTCTACCGCTCGGCCGCGTTCGGCATCGTGTGGGGCGTGATGCTCATCGGCGCCGGTGTGCTCGGTTTCCTCGGCTACCGCAAGGTGCGCAAGCTGCGCGCGCCGCAGCGGACCATCGAGACGATCAAGGACACGGCCGCCGCGCTGAGCCACCCCGGCGAGCACTCGTAA
- a CDS encoding RNA polymerase sigma factor produces the protein MDRLGSESDLVALYDTHARLLFHYLSRRVGPEAADDLVAETFLAAWQQRATFDPARAGAKAWLYGIATNLMRRHLRGEERRLRAWGRAWSNWIGHRRSDDDLGERVATAADAEVLAGRAAEAVAQLRSEEREVLLLVAWASLTPTEVAEALGVAVATVRTRLHRARTNVRKHLEDSRDV, from the coding sequence GTGGACCGACTGGGGAGCGAATCGGACCTGGTCGCGCTGTACGACACCCACGCCCGGCTGCTGTTCCACTACCTGTCCCGCCGCGTTGGCCCCGAGGCCGCCGACGACCTGGTCGCCGAGACGTTCCTCGCCGCGTGGCAGCAGCGCGCCACCTTCGACCCGGCGCGCGCCGGGGCCAAGGCGTGGCTGTACGGCATCGCCACCAACCTGATGCGGCGTCACCTGCGCGGCGAGGAGCGGCGGCTGCGCGCGTGGGGCCGGGCGTGGTCCAACTGGATCGGGCACCGGCGTAGCGACGACGACCTCGGTGAGCGCGTCGCGACCGCGGCCGACGCCGAGGTGCTCGCCGGCCGCGCCGCCGAGGCCGTCGCCCAGCTGCGCAGCGAGGAGCGGGAGGTGCTGCTGCTGGTCGCGTGGGCCTCGTTGACGCCGACCGAGGTGGCCGAGGCGCTAGGCGTCGCTGTTGCCACCGTGCGCACCCGCCTGCACCGCGCCCGTACGAACGTTCGCAAGCACCTGGAGGACAGCCGTGATGTCTGA
- a CDS encoding CU044_5270 family protein codes for MSELDDDRVDAAVGAVRSDAPQMSEASFQATRARVLAATADNVVPLRRRRALLIGAAAAVATVIGIAVMPGSPDSPAPYVSAAPVLNKAADVTIGSAPDPVVGAGQYLLVQRDQWTGGPYESTWPADYAYLAEVRTDIWIPADRSKSWKRVVTVSPDPKMLYGDEAKARANLAEWRKAWDGTTVADGGDFYHYPGGPEAAANLGSPTPKYLAGLPADPKQLYDALEREQRPDFAGTDERLLEAAGAGLASGLMPTEFRARLYRALTYIKGLEVVDQVANLDGKKGVALGLRAGYPGGDTKNVETQLIIDPATGQFIGEREVAMQDFDGVHTGTVLSYSSVTSKVVDHN; via the coding sequence ATGTCTGAACTCGACGACGACCGCGTCGACGCAGCCGTCGGCGCTGTGCGTTCCGACGCCCCGCAGATGAGCGAGGCGTCCTTCCAGGCCACCCGCGCGCGGGTGCTTGCCGCGACCGCGGACAACGTGGTGCCGCTACGGCGACGCCGCGCCCTGCTCATCGGCGCGGCTGCGGCCGTGGCCACGGTGATCGGCATCGCCGTCATGCCCGGCTCGCCCGATTCCCCGGCGCCGTACGTATCGGCGGCCCCCGTGCTGAACAAGGCCGCCGACGTGACCATCGGCTCCGCGCCGGACCCGGTCGTCGGCGCCGGCCAGTACCTGCTCGTGCAGAGGGACCAGTGGACCGGCGGCCCGTACGAGTCGACCTGGCCGGCCGACTACGCGTACCTGGCTGAGGTGCGGACCGACATCTGGATCCCGGCCGACCGCAGCAAGTCGTGGAAGCGGGTGGTGACCGTCAGCCCCGATCCGAAGATGCTCTACGGGGACGAGGCGAAGGCCCGCGCCAACCTGGCCGAGTGGCGAAAGGCCTGGGACGGCACCACGGTGGCCGACGGCGGCGACTTCTACCACTACCCCGGTGGTCCGGAAGCCGCGGCGAACCTGGGCAGCCCGACGCCCAAGTACCTGGCCGGCCTGCCGGCCGATCCCAAGCAGCTCTACGACGCCCTCGAGCGTGAGCAGCGCCCCGACTTCGCCGGCACCGACGAGCGCCTGCTCGAAGCGGCCGGGGCCGGGCTGGCCAGCGGCCTGATGCCGACCGAGTTCCGGGCGCGGCTGTACCGGGCGCTGACGTACATCAAGGGGCTCGAGGTCGTCGACCAGGTGGCGAACCTGGACGGCAAGAAGGGCGTCGCGCTGGGGCTGCGGGCCGGATATCCCGGTGGCGACACCAAGAACGTCGAGACCCAGCTGATCATCGACCCGGCGACCGGGCAGTTCATCGGCGAGCGCGAAGTGGCGATGCAGGACTTCGACGGCGTGCACACCGGGACGGTGTTGTCGTACAGCTCCGTCACGTCGAAGGTGGTCGACCACAACTGA
- the acs gene encoding acetate--CoA ligase, with product MTEPSALDNLLTESRSFPPSEEFAAQANATAALQQEADADREAFWAKQAERLSWATKWDQVLDWSGAPFAKWFVGGKLNVAYNCVDRHVESGHGDQVAIHWVGEPGDTRTITYADLKREVSKTANALLSLGLEAGDRVAIYMPMVPEAIFSMLACARLGLVHSVVFGGFSAEALRSRIEDAAAKLVITTDGQYRRGNPVSLKAAVDEAVEKTPTIGNVLVVRRTGGQVDWVDGRDLWWHDVVDAQSENHTPEAFDAEHPLFILYTSGTTGRPKGILHTSGGYLTQASYTHYNVFDLKPDTDVYWCTADIGWVTGHSYIVYGPLSNRATQIVYEGTPNTPHEGRHWEVIQQYKVSIYYTAPTLIRTFMKWGEDIPARYDLSSLRVLGSVGEPINPEAWIWYREHIGAGKTPVVDTWWQTETGAIMVAPLPGVTVAKPGSAMGPLPGIGAKVVDDTGKEVGKGGGGYLVLDKPWPSMLRGVWGDEQRYRETYWARFADQGYYFAGDGAKYDEDGAIWLLGRVDDVMLVSGHNISTTEVESALVSHNRVAEAAVVGATDPTTGQGIVAFVILRGIKEDEDGTALVKELREHVAKEIGPIAKPRQVMVVAELPKTRSGKIMRRLLRDVAENRQIGDVTTLADSTVMDLISSGLNSGKGED from the coding sequence ATGACAGAGCCGTCCGCGTTGGACAACCTGCTCACCGAGAGCAGGTCGTTCCCGCCCAGCGAGGAGTTCGCAGCCCAGGCCAACGCGACCGCCGCGCTGCAGCAGGAGGCGGACGCCGACCGCGAGGCCTTCTGGGCCAAGCAGGCCGAGCGCCTGAGCTGGGCGACCAAGTGGGACCAGGTCCTGGACTGGTCCGGCGCGCCGTTCGCGAAGTGGTTCGTCGGCGGCAAGCTGAACGTGGCCTACAACTGCGTCGACCGCCACGTCGAGTCGGGTCACGGCGACCAGGTGGCGATCCACTGGGTCGGCGAGCCGGGCGACACCCGCACGATCACCTACGCGGACCTCAAGCGCGAGGTCTCCAAGACGGCCAACGCCTTGCTGTCGCTGGGCCTTGAGGCCGGTGACCGGGTGGCCATCTACATGCCGATGGTGCCCGAGGCGATCTTCTCGATGCTGGCCTGCGCCCGCCTCGGCCTGGTGCACAGCGTGGTGTTCGGCGGCTTCTCGGCCGAGGCGCTGCGCTCCCGTATCGAGGACGCCGCGGCCAAGCTGGTGATCACCACCGACGGCCAGTACCGCCGCGGCAACCCGGTGTCGCTCAAGGCGGCGGTGGACGAGGCCGTCGAGAAGACGCCGACCATCGGCAACGTGCTGGTGGTCCGTCGCACCGGCGGCCAGGTCGACTGGGTCGACGGCCGCGACCTGTGGTGGCACGACGTGGTGGACGCCCAGTCCGAGAACCACACGCCGGAGGCGTTCGACGCCGAGCACCCGCTGTTCATCCTGTACACCTCGGGCACGACGGGCCGGCCGAAGGGCATCCTGCACACCTCGGGCGGCTACCTCACCCAGGCGTCCTACACGCACTACAACGTCTTCGACCTCAAGCCGGACACCGACGTCTACTGGTGCACGGCCGACATCGGCTGGGTCACCGGCCACAGCTACATCGTGTACGGCCCACTGTCCAACCGGGCCACGCAGATCGTCTACGAGGGCACGCCGAACACTCCGCACGAGGGCCGGCACTGGGAAGTCATCCAGCAGTACAAGGTGTCGATCTACTACACCGCGCCCACGCTGATCCGCACCTTCATGAAGTGGGGCGAGGACATCCCGGCCCGCTACGACCTGTCCTCGCTGCGGGTGCTCGGCAGCGTCGGCGAGCCGATCAACCCCGAGGCCTGGATCTGGTACCGGGAGCACATCGGCGCCGGCAAGACGCCGGTGGTGGACACGTGGTGGCAGACCGAGACCGGCGCGATCATGGTCGCCCCGCTGCCCGGCGTCACGGTGGCCAAGCCGGGCTCGGCGATGGGCCCGCTGCCGGGCATCGGCGCGAAGGTCGTCGACGACACCGGCAAGGAGGTCGGCAAGGGTGGCGGCGGCTACCTCGTGCTGGACAAGCCGTGGCCGTCGATGCTGCGCGGGGTCTGGGGCGACGAGCAGCGCTACCGCGAGACCTACTGGGCCCGCTTCGCCGACCAGGGCTACTACTTCGCCGGCGACGGCGCGAAGTACGACGAGGACGGCGCGATCTGGCTGCTGGGCCGGGTCGACGACGTGATGCTGGTGTCGGGCCACAACATCTCCACCACCGAGGTGGAGTCGGCGCTCGTCTCGCACAACCGGGTGGCCGAGGCGGCGGTGGTCGGCGCGACCGATCCGACCACCGGCCAGGGCATCGTGGCGTTCGTGATCCTCCGTGGCATCAAGGAGGACGAGGACGGCACCGCGCTGGTCAAGGAGCTGCGCGAGCACGTGGCCAAGGAGATCGGCCCGATCGCCAAGCCGCGCCAGGTGATGGTGGTGGCCGAGCTGCCCAAGACCCGCTCGGGCAAGATCATGCGCCGGCTGCTGCGCGACGTGGCGGAGAACCGCCAGATCGGCGACGTGACGACGCTGGCCGACTCGACGGTGATGGACCTGATCTCGTCGGGCCTGAACTCGGGCAAGGGCGAGGACTGA
- a CDS encoding oxidoreductase: MNDPLAPLLDLPGVAAAVEAARDAVAEVHRHPANRRGWPTTAAEASVRAARASAVLDGGAAEIPSDGSVSDPLLAGSLRVAEAIGPLLSTWQKAPLQALARLHVLAAADLVDSSALGRPSAAGPRLEMLASLIAGGSSVPAPVLVAVVHGELLSLAPFGPVSGLIARAAARLTMIGTGLDTKGLAVPEVAYLRRSAEYRSTLEGFSAGTPDGVTAWLLFSCSALEAGASEARSIADSVGQ; the protein is encoded by the coding sequence GTGAACGACCCGCTGGCGCCACTGTTGGATCTGCCCGGTGTCGCCGCGGCCGTCGAGGCCGCTCGCGACGCCGTTGCCGAGGTCCACCGCCATCCCGCCAACCGTCGGGGCTGGCCCACCACCGCCGCCGAGGCTTCCGTCCGGGCGGCCCGGGCCTCCGCCGTTCTCGACGGCGGCGCCGCCGAGATTCCGTCGGACGGGTCCGTGTCCGACCCGTTGTTGGCCGGATCCCTCCGGGTCGCCGAGGCCATCGGCCCTCTGCTGTCGACGTGGCAGAAGGCCCCTCTCCAGGCGTTGGCCCGTCTGCACGTCCTGGCCGCCGCCGACCTCGTCGACTCTTCCGCTTTGGGACGGCCTTCTGCCGCCGGTCCCCGGCTGGAGATGCTCGCCTCGTTGATCGCCGGCGGCAGTTCCGTTCCCGCCCCCGTGCTGGTCGCCGTCGTCCACGGCGAGCTCTTGTCCCTTGCCCCCTTCGGCCCCGTCAGCGGCCTCATCGCCCGCGCCGCCGCGCGTCTGACGATGATCGGTACCGGCCTCGACACCAAGGGCCTCGCCGTGCCCGAGGTCGCCTACCTCCGCCGCTCGGCTGAGTACCGGTCGACGTTGGAGGGCTTTTCCGCCGGCACCCCCGACGGCGTCACCGCGTGGCTCCTGTTCAGCTGCTCCGCCTTGGAGGCCGGCGCCAGCGAAGCCCGCAGCATCGCCGACTCTGTGGGGCAGTGA
- a CDS encoding effector-associated constant component EACC1: MPTGSVAITGDEQELRSLARWLRDEDDLRGRVSLADRPIAAGEMGGVLDSVVVVLTSATAGQLVKSVFGWLGQRRHASAVVLKARNARGAEIELKCGSAADASVVLGDLRAFLSDGE; this comes from the coding sequence ATGCCCACCGGAAGTGTCGCCATCACCGGCGATGAACAGGAATTGCGAAGCCTGGCCAGGTGGCTGCGTGACGAGGACGACCTGCGCGGCCGGGTGTCGCTGGCCGACCGCCCGATCGCCGCGGGGGAGATGGGCGGTGTGCTCGACTCCGTGGTCGTGGTGCTGACCAGCGCCACCGCCGGGCAGCTGGTCAAGTCGGTGTTCGGCTGGCTCGGCCAGCGCCGCCACGCGTCCGCCGTGGTCCTCAAGGCCCGTAACGCCCGCGGCGCCGAAATCGAATTGAAGTGTGGTTCTGCGGCGGACGCCTCCGTCGTACTCGGTGACCTGCGGGCCTTTCTCTCGGATGGTGAGTGA